CTGCTGAATGATAGATTTACAGGGCTCAGAATGAAGGCCCTGTAAATTCTATTTTGGGAGTAAGTGGATTTTATGCCCGCTTTTTTCACATAGTCTTATAAATACTGTAATCAATCTCAGGAAATATATTATCCTTATGCTTCATATCCATCAACCATTCTTCATCGATATTGTTTTCCTTAATGTCATGATAAAGCCTTAAAAACCTTCCGATATGGTCGGTTGTCCTTTTGACTGCATACTGAACCATGGTTCCTGTCTTCATTATAAATGCCCAATCACTGCTTTGAGCAAGGAGGAGCTCCCGGGCTGCCTGGTTTAAGGCTTCTTTTTTTATCCCTTCAGCAATCCTATTTTCATTAGCCAATTCTGTCATTCTTTCCGCCCCCTTGTGAAGGTGCTTGTATATCCAGTCATTTGAGCTGTTTAACCACACTTCGTTGTATCCGTTATATCCCCAGCTGGATGCACAGGGCACAGATACTTGCATGATGGGGTTGCTGTTCATGTATTCCTTCAGCGTAACAAGGTTAAAGGAGTTTTGTTTGGTATGAATCATTTTGAACATAGTGTATAGCCAATGGGGCCCTTCATACCACCAGTGCCCCAAGAGTTCTGCATCATAAGGACACACAACTATAGGAGGCCTGTCCATGATTTTGGATAGAGTAAGTATTTGCTTTTCTCTGTTCTCTATAAAGTTCCGGGCATGAAAAATTGCCTTTTCTTTTGCAGTATCAGGATTATATGGTGTTTTATCATTGGTCTTTCCTGTTATACTGTAATATTTTATCCCTGTTTGTATCCTGTGGCCGTCTGGGGATATATGGTCTTTAATGTATTCGTAATCAAGGTCATAGCCAATGTCCCTGTAAAAATCCCTGTAGCACTTGTCGCCGGGATAACCGTCATGGGCACTCCAAACCTGTCTTGAAGATTCAATATCCCTTGCAAAAGCTACAATGCCATTTGTAGTTACTATTGGAGCAAATGTGCCGTAAACAGGTTTGGGATTTGCAAA
This sequence is a window from Pseudobacteroides sp.. Protein-coding genes within it:
- a CDS encoding glycoside hydrolase family 57 protein, whose product is MITLLKGHVAVVLHAHLPFVRHPEHKDFLEERWLFEAISETYLPLIQSFESLIEEGVDFRVTMSLTPPLLTMLTDTLLQNRYMDHLVKLIDLTEKEIHRTRSQPEFSLLAKMYHNKFKSDLVMFRDKCKCNIVQAFKRLQDTGKLEIIACAATHGYLPILSNSPEAVNAQITIGVQTYEKFFNVKPKGMWLPECGYTPMVETSLKKNGIEYFITESHGLLFANPKPVYGTFAPIVTTNGIVAFARDIESSRQVWSAHDGYPGDKCYRDFYRDIGYDLDYEYIKDHISPDGHRIQTGIKYYSITGKTNDKTPYNPDTAKEKAIFHARNFIENREKQILTLSKIMDRPPIVVCPYDAELLGHWWYEGPHWLYTMFKMIHTKQNSFNLVTLKEYMNSNPIMQVSVPCASSWGYNGYNEVWLNSSNDWIYKHLHKGAERMTELANENRIAEGIKKEALNQAARELLLAQSSDWAFIMKTGTMVQYAVKRTTDHIGRFLRLYHDIKENNIDEEWLMDMKHKDNIFPEIDYSIYKTM